One region of Culex pipiens pallens isolate TS chromosome 2, TS_CPP_V2, whole genome shotgun sequence genomic DNA includes:
- the LOC128092907 gene encoding uncharacterized protein K02A2.6-like produces the protein MEDARPVPQFRCEEIEKNRLYNEWKIWKRALECYFDAYDIKDQKKMRAKLLHLGGPQLQRVFENLPDRENFPVVSTKKKKWYTVAINALDGFFQPCRQDCLERHKLRQLRQKEGERFADFLLRLRQQVADCGFEKYAPETKNVLVEIFLIDVIVEGCTSPELRRRILQQDRTLSEIETLGVALEGAELQVKDFNAKPVEPVTEQKAFKVTVKPKPFQPAYHNGGNFARNKASPYPQRVIRCFSCGRPDHLSTDRNCPARNIRCRKCKQMGHYEPYCRQREKKFIRRQDTHQDTASSRKVHLVEETKVKAEAEQHNGSTKTYYTFFSGNETNVVLCTVGGVELDLLVDSGSDVNLIPDTVWESLKLKSVEVRQCVKGCTKVLKAYASNSPLAILGSFVAEVKVGQRAVQAEFHVVAGGQRSLLGDRTSKELRILRIGVDVCSVASATEPFTKIKDVQVQILMNPEVKPVCQPIRRVPIPLEDAVNKKLDQLLAKDIIEVKHGPAPWVSPLVVVGKSNGEPRICLDLRRVNEAVLRERHPMPVVDDYLARLGKGKYWTKLDIKDAFLQVELAPESRDITVFITNKGLFRFKRLTFGLVNAPECFQKVMDQILVGCEGAFWYLDDVIIEGSRREELEERVAKVLRRFKERNVELNWDKCEFGLTEIEFLGHRITADGIVPTNDKVKAIKSFRRPENEAEVRSFLGLANYLNKFIPDLATLDEPLRMLTRKDSKFVWSVVHQTAFDRIKDAIADVMKLGFFNKDQRTTVMADASPIGLGALLIQTDDAGNSRVVTCASKSLTDTERRYCQTEKEALSLVWAVERFQMYLYGRRFDILTDCKALVYLFTERSRPCARIERWVLRLQAFEYLVSHIAGNRNLADVLSRLSTIVPVPFDIREELFVRQISLSAATAVALRWEEITKASLEDPEIQDVLECIDNGNIYQMPIAYRVVANELCRFGDVLLRTDRIVVPTALRERVVCIAHEGHLGIRTMKAHLRSAAWWPKMDMAVESYVKRCRDCLLVSSPDPPEPMIRKELPSGPWEDIAIDFLGPLPNKETLLVVVDYYSRYVEVCEMKSTTAKETIAQLSKIFCRFGVPNTMRADNGPQLNASCEEFTNFCGEVGVRLVNTIPYWPQHNGEIERQNRSFLKRMKIAHEAGRDWRMELNKYILSYHATPHPTTGRSPAELMFGRKIRSKLPQLPREASFDEEVRDHDKLQKEKGRVYADTKRKARTSEIEVGDRVLAKRMRKDNKLSSDFGPEEFEVIRKSGADVTVSSAQDGVQYRRNVRHLKRILKGSEDQTFHPASGDEGQDESGSTEYPINHEEQNTSFEQAASSKRARREPTKFRDYVAH, from the exons ATGGAGGACGCTCGGCCGGTACCACAGTTTCGCTGTGAGGAGATCGAGAAGAACCGTTTGTACAACGagtggaaaatttggaaaagagCTCTCGAGTGTTATTTTGATGCGTACGACATTAAGGATCAAAAGAAGATGCGGGCTAAGCTTCTTCATCTTGGAGGACCACAACTACAGCGCGTATTCGAAAACCTACCCGATCGTGAGAATTTTCCGGTGGTATCCACCAAAAAGAAGAAATGGTACACCGTCGCAATAAACGCTCTCGACGGTTTCTTTCAACCGTGTCGTCAAGACTGTTTGGAGCGGCACAAGCTAAGACAACTGAGACAAAAAGAGGGCGAAAGGTTTGCAGATTTTCTGCTCCGGTTGCGCCAGCAGGTGGCTGACTGCGGGTTCGAGAAGTACGCTCCGGAAACAAAGAATGTTCTCGTCGAGATCTTCTTGATTGATGTCATCGTCGAGGGTTGCACATCGCCTGAGTTGCGTCGACGGATTCTCCAGCAAGATCGTACGCTGTCCGAAATTGAAACGCTCGGAGTTGCATTGGAAGGTGCTGAGCTGCAGGTTAAGGACTTTAATGCTAAGCCTGTGGAACCCGTCACGGAGCAGAAGGCGTTCAAAGTCACAGTTAAGCCAAAGCCCTTTCAACCTGCCTACCACAACGGCGGGAACTTTGCACGCAACAAAGCATCTCCATACCCTCAACGGGTTATCCGGTGTTTCAGTTGCGGAAGACCCGACCACCTGTCCACTGACCGAAACTGCCCGGCGAGGAACATTCGGTGCCGCAAATGTAAACAGATGGGACATTACGAACCCTACTGTCGTCAGCGAGAGAAGAAGTTCATCAGGCGACAGGATACCCACCAGGATACTGCATCATCTCGGAAGGTGCACCTGGTCGAAGAAACGAAGGTCAAAGCGGAAGCGGAACAACACAACGGCTCAACGAAGACTTATTACACGTTCTTCTCCGGGAACGAAACGAACGTTGTGCTTTGCACCGTTGGCGGTGTTGAACTCGACCTGCTCGTTGACTCCGGGTCGGATGTTAACCTGATTCCAGATACCGTTTGGGAGTCCTTGAAGCTAAAGTCGGTGGAAGTTCGTCAGTGTGTGAAAGGGTGCACGAAGGTGTTGAAAGCTTACGCGAGCAACTCCCCGTTGGCAATTCTCGGTTCATTTGTTGCTGAGGTGAAGGTTGGACAACGAGCAGTACAAGCGGAGTTCCATGTTGTTGCTGGAGGTCAGCGATCTCTTCTGGGTGATCGCACATCGAAGGAGCTGAGGATTTTGAGAATCGGAGTCGATGTTTGCAGCGTGGCCAGCGCCACGGAACCGTTCACCAAGATTAAGGACGTGCAAGTTCAGATCTTGATGAACCCGGAGGTGAAACCAGTTTGTCAACCCATCCGTCGAGTCCCAATCCCACTTGAAGACGCAGTTAACAAAAAGTTGGACCAGCTTCTAGCGAAAGATATAATCGAAGTCAAACATGGTCCTGCGCCTTGGGTTTCTCCGTTGGTAGTGGTGGGAAAAAGTAACGGAGAACCGAGAATTTGCCTCGATTTGCGTCGCGTCAATGAAGCGGTGCTCCGCGAGAGACATCCGATGCCGGTCGTAGATGATTACTTGGCACGGTTGGGAAAAGGGAAGTACTGGACGAAACTGGACATTAAGGATGCGTTCCTGCAGGTCGAGCTGGCCCCGGAGTCACGCGACATCACCGTGTTCATTACGAACAAGGGGTTATTTCGTTTCAAACGTCTCACATTTGGCCTAGTGAATGCCCCggagtgttttcaaaaggtcatggATCAAATTCTTGTCGGCTGCGAAGGGGCGTTTTGGTACCTGGACGATGTTATAATTGAAGGCAGTCGTCGTGAAGAACTCGAAGAACGTGTTGCAAAG GTCCTTAGGCGATTCAAGGAACGAAACGTTGAGTTGAACTGGGACAAATGCGAGTTTGGGTTGACAGAAATCGAGTTCTTGGGACATCGTATAACTGCTGACGGTATCGTGCCTACCAACGACAAGGTGAAGGCCATAAAATCATTCCGGCGGCCGGAAAACGAAGCCGAAGTTCGGAGTTTTTTGGGCCTGGCCAACTACCTTAACAAGTTTATACCCGATCTGGCCACATTGGACGAACCGCTGCGCATGCTAACACGGAAGGACAGCAAATTTGTGTGGTCGGTGGTGCACCAAACGGCATTCGACCGCATCAAGGATGCAATTGCGGACGTAATGAAACTGGGATTCTTCAACAAAGACCAAAGAACGACGGTGATGGCTGACGCAAGTCCAATAGGGCTGGGCGCTCTGttgattcaaactgacgatGCTGGCAACAGCAGAGTAGTTACCTGTGCTTCGAAGTCCTTGACCGATACGGAACGGAGATACTGCCAGACCGAGAAGGAGGCGTTGTCTCTTGTTTGGGCTGTCGAAAGGTTCCAGATGTACTTGTATGGAAGACGTTTCGATATTCTGACGGATTGCAAGGCATTAGTGTATCTGTTTACGGAACGATCGCGACCGTGTGCTAGAATAGAGCGCTGGGTACTCCGTCTTCAAGCCTTTGAATATCTGGTTAGCCATATTGCCGGAAACAGGAACTTAGCAGACGTGTTGTCACGGTTGAGTACAATAGTGCCCGTTCCGTTTGACATCAGGGAGGAGTTGTTCGTTCGGCAGATTTCGTTGTCAGCCGCCACTGCTGTTGCTTTACGCTGGGAGGAAATCACGAAAGCATCGCTGGAGGACCCGGAGATTCAGGATGTTCTGGAGTGCATTGACAATGGCAACATCTACCAGATGCCAATAGCATACCGTGTTGTCGCAAATGAGTTATGCCGATTTGGAGACGTACTGCTGCGTACGGACAGGATTGTTGTTCCGACTGCGCTTCGGGAAAGAGTTGTCTGCATCGCGCATGAAGGACATTTGGGCATTCGAACTATGAAAGCTCATCTCCGGAGTGCGGCGTGGTGGCCCAAGATGGATATGGCTGTTGAGTCGTACGTGAAGAGATGTCGAGATTGTCTTCTCGTTTCCTCTCCTGATCCACCCGAACCTATGATCAGGAAGGAGTTGCCAAGCGGACCTTGGGAGGACATCGCTATCGACTTCCTCGGACCCCTGCCCAATAAGGAGACATTGTTGGTGGTCGTTGACTATTACAGTCGATACGTTGAAGTCTGTGAAATGAAGTCTACCACCGCGAAGGAAACCATCGCACAGTTGAGTAAGATTTTCTGTCGGTTTGGTGTGCCCAATACCATGCGAGCCGATAATGGTCCTCAATTGAACGCATCTTGTGAGGAGTTCACCAATTTTTGTGGTGAGGTCGGGGTAAGGTTGGTCAACACTATACCATACTGGCCACAGCATAATGGTGAGATAGAGCGACAGAACCGGTCATTCCTAAAACGAATGAAAATCGCTCATGAGGCGGGTCGCGATTGGAGAATGGAGCTTAACAAATATATTCTCTCGTACCACGCCACACCTCATCCAACCACTGGGCGTTCTCCAGCCGAGCTCATGTTTGGTCGTAAGATCCGTTCTAAGTTGCCACAGCTGCCACGTGAAGCGAGCTTTGATGAGGAGGTACGCGATCATGATAAGCTGCAGAAGGAGAAAGGTAGAGTTTATGCAGATACGAAGCGTAAGGCGCGCACGAGTGAAATTGAGGTTGGGGACCGAGTGTTGGCAAAGCGGATGCGTAAGGACAACAAACTATCTTCAGATTTTGGGCCGGAAGAATTTGAAGTTATCCGGAAGAGTGGCGCAGATGTGACGGTGAGTTCAGCGCAGGATGGTGTGCAATACCGCAGGAATGTCCGACATCTCAAGAGAATCCTTAAAGGAAGCGAGGATCAAACATTCCATCCAGCGAGCGGTGACGAAGGTCAAGATGAATCCGGATCGACAGAGTACCCAATCAACCATGAGGAGCAGAACACGTCGTTCGAGCAGGCTGCCAGTTCTAAACGGGCAAGAAGAGAACCGACGAAGTTTCGGGACTATGTGGCTCATTga